CGCGCTTTGCTCTGCACTGGGTGAATTTATCGAGCGTTTGAACTGTAACTTCTTCTACAATGACCAATTCTTCGGTGAAGAAATCGCAAACAGCGACTTTGTACACTATCCAAATGAAAAGTGGTTTAAGCCGGGTCCAAGCGATGAATTACCGAGCGAGATTTTGGACGAATACACGCGCGATGTGTATGACGCAGAGGGCGAATTGAAGGGCTCAAACCTGATAGATACAAACTCTGGTAATGTTGAGCGTGGTATTTGCTCAATTCCATATACGCGTCACTCTGATGGTGAAACGGTTTACTTCCCGTCAAACCTAATTGAAAACATGTTCTTAAGTAACGGTATGAGTGCGGGCAACAATATGGCAGAAGCCAAGGTACAGTGTTTGTCTGAAATCTTTGAGCGTGCAGTTAAAAAGCAAATCATAGAACAAGAAATTGTATTACCAGATGTACCTGAAGAGGTGCTTGCTAAATACCCAGGTATCGTAGACGGTATCAAGGGGCTTGAAGCGCAAGGCTTCCCAGTAGTGGTCAAAGATGCGTCATTAGGGGGTCAGTTCCCAGTGATGTGTGTGACGCTGATGAATCCAAAAACAGGGGGCGTATTTGCATCATTTGGTGCACATCCAAGTTTAGAAGTTGCACTGGAGCGCAGTTTAACAGAGCTACTGCAGGGTCGTAGTTTCGAGGGCTTAAACGATGTACCTCGTCCAACTTTTAACAGCATGGCAGTCTCTGAGCCAGAAAACTTTGTTGAGCACTTTATTGATTCAACCGGTGTGATCTCATGGCGCTTCTTTAGTGCGAAGAAAGACTATGACTTTGTGGAGTGGGATTTCTCTGGCACAAACGAAGATGAGTGTGACAAGCTATTTGGAATCTTAAAAGACCTTGGTAAAGAAGCGTATATTGCTGAATTTACAGATTTAGGTGTGGCTTGCCGTATTCTAGTCCCTGGCTATTCGGAAGTGTACCCAGCTGAAGACCTTATTTGGGATAACACCAATAAAGCACTTCAGTACCGTGAAGATATTCTTAACTTACACCGACTGTCTGATGAAGAGTTGGCGAATTTGGTGAATCGTTTAGAAGAAAGTCAGCTAGATAACTACACAGATATAATCACTTTGATCGGTATTGAGTTTGACGAAAATACAGTCTGGGGTCAGCTTACTATCCTTGAGCTGAAATTACTGATTTATTTGGCGCTAGGTGATTTAGAAGAAACTATGGACTTGGTTGAGTCTTTCCTGCAATACAACGACAACACCGTTGAGCGTGGACTCTTCTATCAAGCGATGCACACAGTGCTTGAAATCGCCTTAGACGAAGAACTAGAGATTGAAGACTATATTCATAACCTGACTCGCATGTTTGGACAAGAAAACATGGATAACGTGATTGGTTCAATCAATGGTGACGTGAAGTTTTACGGTTTAACAGAAACAAACATGCAATTAGAAGGGCTAGATAAGCACCTTAAACTGATTGAAAGCTATACAAAACTGCACAAAGCGCGTGCAGCCATCGCAGCGAAAAAATAAGCTAAATATTAAAAGCCCTAACTCAGTTTAGGGCTTTTACATCTCATCTTTAGCCATAGTCTTATCTACTTTTATTCAGTATTAGTCTGTGCTTTTTCACTGACCATTTCATCTGTTGCAATAGCAGTTCATTTTACCTAGTCATTTGATTAAGATAGACAGTATGTTGAAGCTTACAGATTAAAAGGGATGTGAATGATTAAGCCAAAGCCGTTACAAAAAGGCAGTAATATTGCCGTCTTGGCACCGTCCGCAGGGCTGTCTTGTGTTTTTCCGCATATCTATCAAATGGGAATTAAAAACCTCACTGAAATGGGGTTTAATATCCTTGAGTACCCGACGACTAAAATGAGTGCCAAAGACGTTTTTGAGAACCCAAAAGCCCGAGCGGAAGATATTAATCGCGCCTTCGCAGATGATAATGTGCACGGCATTATTTCATTGATTGGTGGAGAAGACTCTGCGCGTATACTGAAGTATTTAGACCCAGAGATCATTCAAGCTAATCCCAAGTTATTTATGGGGTATTCTGACTTTACTGCGGTGTCAGTGTTTTTGAACCAGTTAGGTTTAGTAACATTCAATGGACCGTCCGTTATGGCGGGATTTGCTCAACTACACAATCTGTCTGACGAGTATCGAGCTTACGTTAAAGCATTTTTGCATGGTGAACTGGTGGACACAATCTTGCCAACATTTGTGCACTTTTATGATGGGTACCCAGATTGGTCAGACGTTTCTACAGCTGGTCAACTAAACCCAATACAAAAGAATGTTGGGCCAAGGTTTTTTGTTGGTAATTTGGCTGATACAGACAAAGTGTCTGGGCAGCTCTTTGGTGGCTGTATTGAAGTACTCGAAATGTTAAAAGGTACACAGTTTTGGCCTGCAGCTGATTTCTGGCAAGGCAAAGTGTTATTTCTAGAGACCTCTCAAGAGAAACCTTCCCTTGATTATGTGAAATATTGGCTTCGTAATTATGGTGTGATGGGTGTATTTGAACAATTATCTGGGTTATTGGTCGGTCGTGCTCGGGATTACAATGCAGATGAAAAAGCTCAGCTGGATGAGGTGATTTTGTCTGTTGTTCGAGATGAGTTTGAGTGTCATAGCTTGCCGATTGTCACCAATTTAGACTTTGGACATACAGATCCTCAGGTGATTTTACCGCTGGGTTGTGATTTGCAGATTGATGTAAAAGCCAAGCAAATTAAATTATTGGGAAGTGCGTTTAATTCTTAAATCGTACTTCACTAACCGTAGTAAAATAGTCTAAATTAGCTGCATGTAACTTATTTGTCATTTTTCAAGGTTATGAGGCGGCAAGGATGAATACGGCAAACTATTGTCAGCAGAATATATTGGTGATCCCACAGGCATTAGGGGCACTTTCTGATGTATGCAAGCTGGCTGCATTGAACGGCTCGGCTATTTATAGCAAAGACTTAGAGCAGAACTTACTTGATATCGAGTTTTATACCAACCAGCTTTGCTTAGTCTATGTAGAGGCTGGCGCAGAGACACTCACCTGTTGGGATAATCAAGCTATTGAGCTCAGTAGCGGGCAGTCAGTTTTGCTCTGTCAGGGGCAAAACTTGCACTCTGATTTTGTACACAGCGCGCAAAATTTAAAGGCTTGGTTGGTGTTTTTTGATAGGAGCATTGTCGAGCAGTTTATATTTTCTAATCAGCTCTTGATGCCAAAAGGGCAGAAGCAAATTAATCCTTCAGTACACATGGAGCATAGTCTGATCAGCGGCTATTTTGAACAGCTAAGAATGTGTGTAGATGAGGGGATAGATATTACGCCTATATTAAATCTTAAACTCACCGAGCTATTGCACCTATTGTTACACGTACTGGGCGATGAACTAGTGTCGATTTTGAATATTGCTGATCATTCGCTACCAGCAAGAAGAAACCTCAAAAGGTTACTGGAGAACAAAGCGGTGTTAAAGTTTTCGGTTGCAGATATAGCGAAATTGTCTGGCCGCAGTGTTTCTGGTTTTCAAAGAGATTTTAAACAGTTGTTTAACGAGCCACCCAAGCAGTGGCTCATCAAGCAACGCGTGATGTACGCAAAAACATTGGTGGAGCAAGGGAGCTTACCCATTACAGATATTGCATTAGAAGTCGGATACACTAATATTTCTCACTTTATTAAAGCGTATAAAAACCAGTTTGGTGAAACGCCAAAGCAAGATGGTATTAAGCTTTGACTAGAAAAGCTGGTTTTGACCGAAAAACGGCATTTTTTTGTATTAGCAGCATTCAATAAATTCGTCATAGATATACTCACTACTACTTTCATAAATCGGAGTGAGTATGTCTGTAAAAGTAGTGATAGAGTGTAACCTGACACAGGGTAAAACAGGTGAATTAGAAGCGTTTTTATTGGCCAATGTACCTACTGTAAGATGTTTTTCGGGGTGTGAGCGGGTAAGCATCAGTTTTGATGAGAACAGCGCTGTGATGGTAATTGATGAAGACTGGCAAAGTGTCTCTCATCATCAAAAATATATGCAATTCATTAGTGACAACGGTGTATTACAGCAGCTTAAATCGTTTATGTCGGCTCCGCCAACGATTCGATATCTTCAGCTAAGTCATTACTGAGGGAATTTTCAATTAATATTTTATAAAATAGTGCTTAATTTATCCTCGTAATTAGGATAAATTAAGCACTGATGAATAATAAAAAAATATCTAAATACCTAAGTCTAGTTTTACGACATAGGCCGGAGCTAGCAAATCTTCAATTAAATAATCAAGGCTGGGCCTTAATAGATGATTTAATCAATAACTATCATGAACACGCTTTATCTCTAGAACTTATTCAATCGATTGTTGATGCTAATGATACGCGCTAACCAAGGGCACTCGATTGATGTTGATCTGGCATTAGAAGCCACCATACCTCCTGATATCTTATTTCATGGCACTGCAAGTCGATTTATCCAGTCCATAAAAGAAATCGGTTTGGTGAAAGGCCAACGTCATCATGTTCATTTAACAGAGTCGACAGACACTGCAATGAAAGTAGCCGTTATGGCAAACCTATCTTGCTTGGCATTGACGCTAAAGCAATGTACTTGCAAGGTGCACAGTTTTATAGAACGCACAATAATGTATGGTTGGTTGAGCATGTACCGCCCGAATATTTAAACTTTGATTATATAAAAACATAAATAAGGAAAATTTTTTGACAGGACCAAATCCAAATAATAAACATCCACTAGCTGGCTTTCCTCAAGTTGGCTTTTTAAAAAACTTTATTACATCAGAAAATATCGATGTCGGTGACTTCACCTATTACGACGATCCAGAAGGCCCCGAAAACTTTGAAAAAAACGTTTTATACCACTTTGATTTTATTGGTGATAAATTGATAATTGGTAAATATTGTGCAATTGCCACTGGCGTGAAGTTTATTATGAATGGCGCGAACCATAAAATGTCAGGCTTTTCGACTTATCCTTTTCAAATTTTTGGCAATGGCTGGGAGAAAGTCATGCCCAAGGGTGGTGAGTTACCTTTCAAAGGCGATACAGAAATAGGCAATGATGTCTGGATTGGGTATGAATCTACCATTATGCCTGGGGTTAAAATTGGTAATGGGGCCATTATTGCTAGCAAGTCGGTGGTTACCCAAGACGTACCTCCATACAGTATTATTGGAGGAAATCCAGCCAAAGTGATTAAAATGCGCTTTGAGCAAGATGTAATCGAAATGCTTCAAGATATTGCTTGGTGGAATTGGCCAGTAGAGAAGGTGACTGAGCACCTAGAAGCCATCGTTGGCAATGATTTAGAGACGTTAAAAAGAGCAAAGTAAGTCATGCAGTTAGAAGTTGAAGACCGGCTTAAAAAATTAAAAAGTTACAAATCAAATTTTGTATTGATTGTGATAACGGCCTTATTAAGCCTAGTAACCTTAATTTTATTCGTAACAGAGAGTGATAGCTTTATTAATGTATCGGGTTATATTAAAGCAGGTTATATGGCCTTTTTAGTGGGGTTATATGTATACATCTTATATCGCTGGAAATATACCCCTTTACGAATGATAAAACCGATATTAGTTCTTAGTTTACTGCAAATAGCAACAGTCAAATGGGGAGAGTCGAGTATTGGGTTTAATCCATTTTCTTCCATCGGTGCATCATTTAATTTTGATGTTTTTTCTGTCACAGTTAATTTGTTGGCAATAGTCATGGTTGGGCTTACATGGCGCTGTAAATTATTTGCCAAACATTAATATGCGGTATGGGTTGTTAAATGCTAAAAATACAGGTAATTGCAATAATCGGAACATCCGGTTCTAGTAAAACATCCGTAGTAAAAGCAGTATCAAATAAGCTTAACTGCCCATATTTACTTTTTGATGATTATACAAATGCGTAAATCTACCCTAAGGGTAGAAAGCGTGGTTGGAAGCTGGTGTGGTTCTCAATGAGATTAAAACCCCCGCTTTTATCAGAGCACTTGAGGCGCTAATACTGTCGTGTGATGCGCCTTATTTTTTATGGAAGAACCTTTTGGTTAGTGTAGCGCTGATATATCAAAGTATATAGGTTGTGTTATTTTGCTTGACGTACCGTTAGAAGCCTGTTTATTTTGTTTTTTATCAAAAATATCAATATGCTTCATAGTGATTAACTTAGTGCTATATCAAAGTACCACTGCGCTTTTGAGGACCATTCAAGCGCTATTTGCATAAATGTGATTGAACATGTTCGTCATACCTGTGATTTGATAGTGATAGGGGGATTACCTATTTCAAATACTGTTGTCATAGCCGAGAGATGGTTAGTCAGGCAGTGTATTTCTCAGTCTTCAAAGCGCATTTATGGACTGCGAAATAGAAACCTCCTTTTAATTTGTATGGTCTCTTTGAGCACGCCGACAACTGGTTGTTATCAAACTAGTTAATTATCTTGTCTATAAGTTGCTGAAAATATTTGTAATAAAAAGACCGAACGGGCCCATCAGAACGATTATAGTTACCTTTTCTCACATACTAGAGTCATCAAATCACAGGCAGAGCTTAAATAGCAATTACGAGGCAATGATAACTGTGATGTATATGTACTCAATACTTTAGGAGAAAAAGAACATGAACATATCAGGAACTGTTAACGCTACTTCACACTGGGACACAAAGTTGTTTTTAATTGCAGGCTGCTGCATGTTGATCAACACCGTTTGCTTATGGATGCGACATTTTTCAGGCTACCAGATGTCCTTACTTTGGGCAGCAGTCCCTGCAGTTATTGCATTGGCTTCTTGTACATTAGGTGTTCTAAAATTGTATCCAAATGCTGTTTATCAGGCTCGTAGGCTTGCGATTGGTGGGGCGAGCTTTGCAATTATGTCTCTAATATCACTTCTTTTGGCTTCTATTTGGATTTTTATCATATCAATATTCGGCGAGGGCCTTACTGGTCGGCCATCATTAGGCTTTGCAGTGTTGATCGGCATTTTTATGATTTGCACGGCAGTATCATTCGCTTTTAATGCGGTGGCTTTTTTAACTGAACGTGTTACGCGTAATATCGGACTTTTATTGCTTGTTCCAGTGAGTTGCTGGGTACTGATGTTGATTGTTGCATTAGTAAAGGGTTTTGAAGCTGGTTTGTCACTTGATTTTTATACAAATGGAGTGATGGGCGTTGCGTTTTTACTGACTTCATATGTGATAGCAAAAGGTAGATGCCGTAGTGCTCTGTAATTTAATCTAAATTTAAGAGTGTTTCTACTGAAACGTTATTTAATTGATTTAGGTATACTCCTTCATTCATTTTCTATTTATAATTGATAGAGTATATTTAATGACATTGAAAAATAATAAGAAAAGACAATGATAAAGAACACTTTTTTAGCGCTTCTAATAACTATACCATTTTTATCAAATGCTAATATTTCGATAACAACTTCAGCAGGCTCAAATAAAGAACTAAAAATAGAAAGTACTTTAAATGAGCTAGTCAAAAAATACGATATTGACCAGTGGTTTTATACAAGTAAGGTATTGGTAAATGAAAAGGCAAGAGTACCGCATAGCCACCCAGTATTAACGATGAATACTGCAAAGGCCTATTTGGAAAGTGATATCAGGGTATTGTCCACTTTTCTTCATGAACAATTTCACTGGCATGTGGTATTAAATGGTAAAGGTTCGATCGATGAGTTCCGCGGTGCAATAAAAAGAGAGTTTCCAAAAGTGGAATATAAACGACCATTGGGCAGTGGAGATGAGGGGGGAACGCTTACACACTTAGTTGTTTGTTATCTTGAGTACCGCGCTATGGCCTCATTGATTGGTGAGCGTGATGCAAGGGCTTTGCTTGAAAGTAATCCCTACTATACATGGATATACAAAACAATCTTAGACAAACAGAATCACTCAAAGCTAGATAAGTTGGTCCAAGAGCTTAACCTTACCATTTTTGATCAAGGTAGTGATGTTATAAGAATTTAAATCTAAGGCGTTTTGGAACCTATTTGCTGTATAGTTCGGTGTGCTCAAGTTAATGAGCACACTGGTTAGTTCTCATGAATTCAAAGGTTAATGGTAGTAAGACTGTGCTTGCTTAAGAGTTATATGAAGGATTTGGCTCCTTGCATCAAATGCTAGAGCTGATCGTTGAGCAAGCCGTGTTTTCAGTGAATCTATTGTTTGTGATAAACGTTTTTTAATTTTAAGAAAATCAATTTGATTAGTGCTCGTAAATTTCAATTTACCGGAAGTAACACAATTTCTTGGGCGGGCTCCAACTAGCCTTTTACAGCAGTGGCAAGAGGCTTGTTCACTGATAAGCCGGCAGCTTTGACGGGTAAACTCTGCGACGTCCGTTCTGGTTCTTTGTAGTTGTTTGTAGTTGTTTTCAAAAAGCTTCGGAGTGCAGGAAAAAATTCCGCTAGACTGGTGGTGAGCAAACTCTAAAATCTTTCCGAGAATATATGCCAGGCTAGCTTTTGGTTCTAAGCATAATTACATTGCCATGGTGCATAGAACTTTATGCTCGTTCAGCAAAGCGAGGTGATCCACACTCTTGTATGACTTCTCCTGAAGGAAGCGTGGTTTCATCACCCGATACGCAGTATGTATTGCTAAGTTTCCTGCAATAATGACTTGATGCTTGTTTGGATAAGTAATAACAGGCCTTATCGCTAATGCTTCTTTAAAACACAGAGATAGCTTTATAGCACTGCATCCATTGGTTTGGTTAAAAAGTCGCCGTAGTTTGAGTTTCTCTAAATTGCCTTGATGAAAAGCG
This genomic window from Pseudoalteromonas luteoviolacea contains:
- a CDS encoding OsmC domain/YcaO domain-containing protein, whose product is MEIKVNFLDNLRLEAKFDDFSVIADQPIRYKGDGSAPSPFDYFLASSALCAAYFVKVYCVSRDIPTDGIRVSQNNIVDPENRYNQIFKIQVELPESISEKDRKGILRSIDRCTVKKVIQTGPDFQIEDVESLDDDAQAMLMVNPEQDANTFILGKDLPLEQTIANMTGILSDLGMKIEVASWRNIVPNVWSLHIRDAASQMCFTNGKGATKESALCSALGEFIERLNCNFFYNDQFFGEEIANSDFVHYPNEKWFKPGPSDELPSEILDEYTRDVYDAEGELKGSNLIDTNSGNVERGICSIPYTRHSDGETVYFPSNLIENMFLSNGMSAGNNMAEAKVQCLSEIFERAVKKQIIEQEIVLPDVPEEVLAKYPGIVDGIKGLEAQGFPVVVKDASLGGQFPVMCVTLMNPKTGGVFASFGAHPSLEVALERSLTELLQGRSFEGLNDVPRPTFNSMAVSEPENFVEHFIDSTGVISWRFFSAKKDYDFVEWDFSGTNEDECDKLFGILKDLGKEAYIAEFTDLGVACRILVPGYSEVYPAEDLIWDNTNKALQYREDILNLHRLSDEELANLVNRLEESQLDNYTDIITLIGIEFDENTVWGQLTILELKLLIYLALGDLEETMDLVESFLQYNDNTVERGLFYQAMHTVLEIALDEELEIEDYIHNLTRMFGQENMDNVIGSINGDVKFYGLTETNMQLEGLDKHLKLIESYTKLHKARAAIAAKK
- a CDS encoding S66 family peptidase; its protein translation is MIKPKPLQKGSNIAVLAPSAGLSCVFPHIYQMGIKNLTEMGFNILEYPTTKMSAKDVFENPKARAEDINRAFADDNVHGIISLIGGEDSARILKYLDPEIIQANPKLFMGYSDFTAVSVFLNQLGLVTFNGPSVMAGFAQLHNLSDEYRAYVKAFLHGELVDTILPTFVHFYDGYPDWSDVSTAGQLNPIQKNVGPRFFVGNLADTDKVSGQLFGGCIEVLEMLKGTQFWPAADFWQGKVLFLETSQEKPSLDYVKYWLRNYGVMGVFEQLSGLLVGRARDYNADEKAQLDEVILSVVRDEFECHSLPIVTNLDFGHTDPQVILPLGCDLQIDVKAKQIKLLGSAFNS
- a CDS encoding helix-turn-helix domain-containing protein, yielding MNTANYCQQNILVIPQALGALSDVCKLAALNGSAIYSKDLEQNLLDIEFYTNQLCLVYVEAGAETLTCWDNQAIELSSGQSVLLCQGQNLHSDFVHSAQNLKAWLVFFDRSIVEQFIFSNQLLMPKGQKQINPSVHMEHSLISGYFEQLRMCVDEGIDITPILNLKLTELLHLLLHVLGDELVSILNIADHSLPARRNLKRLLENKAVLKFSVADIAKLSGRSVSGFQRDFKQLFNEPPKQWLIKQRVMYAKTLVEQGSLPITDIALEVGYTNISHFIKAYKNQFGETPKQDGIKL
- a CDS encoding Vat family streptogramin A O-acetyltransferase → MTGPNPNNKHPLAGFPQVGFLKNFITSENIDVGDFTYYDDPEGPENFEKNVLYHFDFIGDKLIIGKYCAIATGVKFIMNGANHKMSGFSTYPFQIFGNGWEKVMPKGGELPFKGDTEIGNDVWIGYESTIMPGVKIGNGAIIASKSVVTQDVPPYSIIGGNPAKVIKMRFEQDVIEMLQDIAWWNWPVEKVTEHLEAIVGNDLETLKRAK